GTTGATCATGCCCGCGCGTGAGGACATGCCGTCCACGCTGAAGCGTTCCCCCAAGAAGGCGCAGGACACGTACGCCAAGACGCACGACTCCGCCGTCGAGCAGTACGGCGAGGGCGAGCGCGCGCACCGGACCGCGTTCTCCGCGGTCAAGCACTCGTTCGAGAAGGTCGGCGACCACTGGGAGCCCAAGGAGAAGAAGGGCCCGAGCGACGCCAAGGCGGCCGGCGGACGCGGCACCAAGGCGAAGACAGCGGGTGGCGTGGACGCGAACGCCAGCAAG
This window of the Actinoplanes oblitus genome carries:
- a CDS encoding ChaB family protein, with amino-acid sequence MPAREDMPSTLKRSPKKAQDTYAKTHDSAVEQYGEGERAHRTAFSAVKHSFEKVGDHWEPKEKKGPSDAKAAGGRGTKAKTAGGVDANASKAHLMDLAKRLDISGRSRMTKDQLVDAIQKANNRDTRKARA